In the genome of Streptomyces sp. P3, the window GTTCGCCGCACGCAGCGGCCGTACGGTCACGCCGGGGCGGTCCAGAGGCAGCACGAAGGCCGAGATGGAGGCGTGGGCCGGAGCGGCGCGATCCGTGCGGGCCAGGAGCAGGCAGAGGCCGGAATACTGGGCGTAACTCGTCCAGAGCTTCTGGCCGTTGACGATGTAGTGGCCCTCCGGGCGGCGCTCGGCGTAGGTGCTCATGCCGGCCAGGTCCGAGCCGGCGCCGGGCTCGCTGAAGCCCTGGCACCACACGTCGTCACCGGAGAGCATGCGCGGCAACAGCCGGCGGCGCTGCTCCTCGGAGCCGAACCGCAGCAGGGCGTGGGCGAGATAGCCGATGCGGGGGACACCGGGCGCACCCCGCGCCCCCAGTTCGTCGCTGACCGTGACCTGGTGCAGCGCGGTCAGACCCCGGCCGCCGTACTGCTCCGGGACGTCGAGGCCGACCCAGCCGCCGGAGTGCAGTTGGCGGTGCCAGCGGTGCAGGAACACGGGGAGCGGTTCGTCGGCGGGCCGTTCGGGCAGCGGGTGGCCGGCCAGCCAGGCGCGGAAGTCGTTGCGTAGGCGTTCCAGGTCCTCAGGGTCGCCGAAGTCCAGGGGAGTGTCCGTCATCGCGTCGCCTCCGGTGCGGCCAGGACGGTCAGCAGGTCCGGCGTGGTCGCGAGCGTGGTGGCTCCGACGAGGACCCGGCGCAGGTACAGGTGGGCCACGTGCTCCCAGGTCTGGGCGATCCCGCCGAACACCTGCATCCCGGCGTACACGGCTTCCACGGCCGAGGAGTTGACCTCCGCCTTGGCCACGCGGGCCGCGGTCAGCGCACGGCCCGGCGTTTCGCTGTCCAGGCACCACGCGGCGTAGCGGGTGGCGCTGGTGCAGGCCTCCACGAGGACGGTGGCGTCGGCGAGCTGGTGCTGCACGGCCTGGAAGGAGCCGATCGGCTGTCCGTACTGGTGGCGTTCGCGGGCGTAGTCCACGCTCTGCTCGACGAACGAACGGGCCGCCCCCACGAGTTCGCTCGCCACCACGACCAGGGCGTACGCCTGCCAGCACTGGTGCGCGCCCGGGGTGAGCCGGCCGACGGGCCGGCCCTCGGCCGAGGCCCGCCGCACACCGCGCAGCAGGTCCGCGGTCGGTGCCGGGGCCCCCAACTCGTGCTCGGTCACGCGGCCTTCGCCATGTACGAAGAGCGCCGTGTCCGCGCCGTCGCAGTCCCAGGCGACGAGGCCGACCGCATCGCGGTCCGGGAAGCGCAGGTCGCCGGCGAGGGCGACGGTGGGGCGGTCGCCGTAGACGGGCCCGGCCCGCTCGCCGAGGTCGAGGAGACGCAGCAGCTCGGGGGCGAGCAGCGCCGTGCCGAGCAAGGACGTGGTCAGGGGCTGCCGGCCGTGCTCCTCGGCGAGCAGGGCGCACTCCTGCACGGTGGCGGCCGGCGGGGAGGTGCGGCGGAGGCCGGACAGGCCGAGCTCGTCCAAGGCCCGCTGTGCGTCCGTGCGAGTCTGGGCCTTGATGTCGCCGGCCGAGCCGCTGCGGAAGCGGGTCGCGAACGCCCGCAGCATGTCGCGAACCAGCGTGAACTCGTCGCGTTCCACGCTCAGCCCTCCTCGGCGGCGCTGGGGCGGCGGCTAGCCCGGGCGGCGAGGTCGCTCACGATGCGGATGTGGTCGGGGCTGGTCATGGTGGAGCGCTCGGCCAGCAGCGCCGCCTCCATGCCGCCCCGCGAGACCTGCTCGACCACCGCCGCGAGCGCCGCCTTGGTGGCGCGCAGCGCCTCCGGGGGCTGCGCGGCGAGCCGGTGGGCCAGTGCCAGGGCCTCGCCCATGAGATCGGGGCCCGGGACGGTCCGGTTGGCCAGGCCGAGTTCGACGGCGGTGGCGGCCGGGATGCGGTCCCCGGTGAACAGGTACTCCTTCACGCGCAGCAGGCTCGTCAGCAGCGGCCAGAGGGTCACTCCGCCGTCGCCTGCCACCAGGCCCACCGAGATGTGCGGGTCCGCGAGGTAGGCGTCCTCGGCCATGAGCACGAGGTCGCACCCCAGCGCGAGAGAGCAGCCCAGGCCCACCGCGGGGCCGTTGACGGCCGCGACGACGGGAAGCGGGAAGCGGATCATGTCCGTCTGGATGGTCCGGTCGAGCCGGATGGACCGCTCGCGCAGCTCCGGGTCGTCGTGATGGCGCAGCAGATGGTCGAAGTCGCCGCCCGCGCTGAACGCCCGGCCCGCCCCGGTGAGGACGACCGCCCGCGCTCCGGCGTCCTCCGCGAGCTCGCGCCAGACCTGGGACAGCCGGAAGTGGAGCTCCGCCGAGACGCCGTTGAGGCGGTCGGGGCGGTTCAGCGTGACGATGCGGACATCTCCGTCGGCGGCCACGGTCAGGACGGGGCTCACGTCGGTCATGTCGCGATGTTATTAAAGGTCAGGCCGAATGTGTCAATGGTGTTGCGTCAATTTGAGAATCTCGTTCTCATCCTGCCAGGGCCGGATCAGTCTTCGGGCTCGGTCAGTTCGACGCGTTCCCGGCCGTCCACCTCGGCGGCGGCCCGTGCGAACCCGCACACATGGCGGCTCATCCGCCGCCGGGCCGCCGCCGCGTCACCTGACCGGATGGCTTCGGTGATCTTCACGTGTGCCTGGGCGGTGACCTCGCGGATACGGGTGTCCATGAACCTTTCCAGGTTCGTTGCGGCGTAGATCGACTCCGACAGCGCGCTGAGGAACCCGACGAGCAGCTCGTTGCCGCACGCCCTCGCCACCGCGTTGTGCCAGCGGACGTTGGCCCGCAGGAAACGCCGGATGTCGTCACCGGCGTCGACCAGCTCGGCATGGGCGGTGTCCAGGTCGGCCAGATCCCGCTCGGTGCGCCGGCCGGCCGCGAGCGCGGCGCACGCCGGCTCGATCGCCTCTCGGGTCTCGTGCAGGGCCTCCAGCCGAATCTGCTGGCCCCGGATGACCAACTGCACGGTGTTCGCCAGGGATTCGCGGCCCGGCCGACGCGCGAAGGCCCCGCCTCCGCGTCCCGGCCGGATCTCCACCAGCCGCTCGACCTCCAGGATGCGCAACGCCTCCCGCACGGTCGCCCGGCTCAGTCCCGTCTGCTCCACCAGTTGTCGTTCCGGCGGCAGGGGTGTGCCCTCCGCGAACTCCCCGGACAGGATGCGCTCACGCACCTCGGACGCCAGCACGTCCGAGGCCTTGGGGACGGTGAGCGTGTCGAAGCGCGGGGTGGGGGGCGTGGAGTGAGCGCTGGGCACGGGTTCAGGCCTCTCGTCGTGCATCCGTTTCGGCCGGACCATTCAACACCGCACCCCGCGGTCCGTCAGATGACCAGTCCGCCGTCCACCGGCAGCACCTGCCCGGTGATGAAGGACGCCGCGTCGGAGGCCAGGAAGACGAACGCGCCCGCGACCTCCTCCGGCTCCGCCCAGCGGCCCAGCGGGATCCGGGCGAGCATCCGCTCCGCGAACTTCGGGTCGGTGCGGATGGTCTCGGTCATCGGCGTCGCCGCCAGTGGTGCGAGCGCGTTGACCAGGATGTTCTTCCGGGCCAGCTCACGAGCCAGCGATTTGGTGAGTCCGATGATGCCAGCCTTGGCCGCCGAGTAGTTCACCTGGCCCAGGGTGCCGGTCAGGCCGGCCGACGACGTGACGTTGATGATCCGACCGGTCCCGTCCGTCGGCAGGAACGGCAGCGCGGCCTGGGCGCAGTGGAACGCTCCCAGCACATGGATGTCGAGGAGGCGCCGGAACGACTCCTCGTCGAGCTTCTCGAACATCGCGGGCGCGGTGACTCCCGCGTTGTTGACGAGGATGTGCAGTGTCCCGCCGGTGAGTCCGGCGGCCCGGGATGCCGCGGCATCGGCTGCCGCCCGGTCCCCCACATCCAGGGCGGCGCCCTCGGCGTGCAGTCCCGCGGCGGTCAGCTTCCCGGCCACGGCCGTTGCCGCCGCCTCGTCGACGTCGGTGACGAGCACCGCGGCACCGGCCCGGGCGAGCGCCCCGGCCACCGCCGAGCCGATGCCGCCGGCCGCCCCGGTCACCAGCGCCGAACGCCCGGTGAGATCGAACAGTCCCGTTCCCTCGGTCACGACCGGCTCCTCAGTAGCTTCTCGGCAGGCCCAGGGTGTGGGACCCCAGGTAGTTCAGGACCATCTCCTGGCTGACCGGCGCGATCCGCATCAGCCGTGCCTCGCGGAAGAAGCGGGCCACGGGATACTCCTCGGAGTAGCCCATCCCGCCGTGTGTCTGCAGGGCCCGGTCCGCGGCCGTGAACCCGGCGTCCGCGCACAGGTACTTGGCGGTGTTGGCCTCCCGCCCGCACGGCCGGCCCTGGTCGTACAGCCAGGTCGCCTTGCGCAGCACGAGTTCCGCCGCGTCGAGGTGGGCGAGGGCGTCGGCCAGCGGGAACTGGATGCCCTGGTTCATGCCGATGGGCCGCCCGAACACCTCCCGCTCGCGTCCGTAGCGCACGGCCCGGTCCAGGGCCACCCGGCCGATGCCGAGGGCCTCGGCGGCGATCAGCATCCGCTCCGGGTTGAGGCCGTCGAGGAGGTAGCGGAACCCCTGGCCCTCCTCGCCGACCCGGTCCTCGACCGGCACCTGCAGGTCGTCGATGAACACCTCGTTGGAGGAGACGGCGTTGCGGCCCATCTTCGGGATCGGGCGGATGTCCACCCGGTCGCGGTTCAGATCGGTGAGGAACAGTGTCATGCCGTCGGTCGGCTTCTCGACCTCGTCGCGCCGGGCCGTGCGGGTCAGCAGCAGGATCTTCTCGGACTCCAGGGCCTTGGAGATCCATACCTTGCGTCCGCTGACGACGTAGTGGTCGCCGGCCCGGCGGGCGAACGTGGTGATGCTCGTCGTGTCGAGCCCGGCGCCCGGTTCCGTCACCCCGAAGCACACGTGCAGGTCGCCGCTTGCGATGCGCGGCAGGGTGCGGCGCTTCAGCTCGTCGGAGCCGTGCACGACCACCGGATGCATGCCGAAGATCGACATGTGGATCGCGCTGGCGGCGTTCATGCCCCCGCCGGAGCGCGCGACCTCCTCCAGCAGCAGTGTCGCCTCGGTGATGCCGAGTCCGTGGCCGCCGTACTCCTCCGGGATCGTGATGCCGAGCCAGCCGCCATCGGCGACGGCGGCGTAGAACTCCTCGGGGAACGTGTGGTCCCGGTCCTTCTCCATCCAGTACCGGTCGTCGAAGTCACGCAGGAGACCGGCCACGGCCTTGCGGATCGTCTCCTGGTCCTCGGTCAGCTCGAAGTCCACAGCGGGGGACCTCTCTGTCGGGAGGCTGGTGAGAGTTGCGAACCATATCAAAGGTCAGACCGATAGCGTCAAGGATCTGCGGTCCTTCGCCAATGTGCGGCCGGACTGACCGCCCCCGGGAGGGGGGCGGGTTCTGGTCCACACGTGCGGACGTCGTTCGGAATGTCCAATGACTGCTTCAAAGAGCCGCCGCGGGGGTCCAGCCGGGGCCGACCAGGCTCACATTCGCCACCCTCGCAGCCGACTTCGGCCCGACCTTGCCCGCGACCGTCGTGCCCGCAGCCGCGGCGGCCGACGCATCGGGCGCATGCCCGCCGTCGGCGTGCCCGACCTGGCGAAGCTGGACCGCGCGGCGGACGTCGAGGTGGCCTGGCCGAAGGTCTACCACTCGATGTCACGCCGGCTCTGGCGGTGCTGTCCGACGGGGCGACACCGGCGGGGCCGGTCGACGTGACGCCGGCGCTGCTGGGGAGGGCCGCGGGTGGGATGAAGGTGGTGCCGGTCGAGTCCCCGGGCGCCCGAACCTCGGGCACGGCCTGACTGCCGGGCAGCCCTGCGGCACGGGAGCTGCCTGAGAGGAGGGGCCGAGAGCCGGGTGACTCCCGCCCTCGGTCGTCACCCTGAGCAGCGCACCGTCACCCGCGCCTGCGCGGACTGGATGCCGCGCCCGTCTTCGTGGCGGCGGTCGTGGCCGAGGCTGACTTCTTGGCGGACGCCTTCTTCGTGCCGGTCCTCGCGGCGGCCTTCTTCGCCGGGGGCGCAGTCGCCGGAGCGCGGTCGGGCGCCGGGCCGCCACTGATGCCGCCCAGACAGAAGGCCCACACCTCCTCCACCGTGATCGGCGACGGGTGGGCGCCGACCCGGGCCGAGGGGGCCTGGGCCGTGAACATCGCCGTCTGCATGATCAGGGAGGCGGTGCGCCGCGGCTTCGGGGCCACGGCCTGGCCGGCCTCGACGGCCTCTTCCACCATCTCGGTGAAGAAGTCGACCAGCGGCACATGGGCGCTGGCCACCTGGTCCGGGTGAGTGACCAGCAGCTGGACGGCGAAGTCGGTGAAGAGCGGGGACTGCCGGCCCTCGCGGGGTGTGGAGGCGTCGTAGAGCCACTCGACCGCGATCTTCAGACGCTCCAGCGGCTCCTGCCCCGCGGCGACCTGTTCCCGTACGGCGGCGGCGGACTTCGACAGCGCGTCCTCGAACAGGGCGAGCAGGAGCTCGTGCTTGCCGTCGAAGTGCTGGTAGAAGCTGCGCAGCGACTGGCGGGAACGCTCCACGACCTCCTGCACGGTGAAGTCGGTGGTGCCCTTGTCGGCGATGAGCTCCTGGGCGGCGTCCAGGAAGCGCTGCACGCGCTGCTCGGCGCGCAGCTTCGCCGCCCGGGTGGAGCGCTCGACGGCGCGCTGCCGCCAGGCGGGCTCGGGGGTCTCGACGGATTCTGCGGGGACGGCACTCATGGAAGAACGGTACTCCACGCAGGCGGGAAGAGGAGCCCCACGCCCTACCGAATCACGCTCTGCCAAAAGCAAGAGCCTTACTCGCTGATACAGAGAATGGTATTCTCGCATCTGATCCGGGCCCACGCCCGGTGTGCAGCCACCGGTACGGCGGAGGGGGCCGGGCGTGGAGTTCGAACTCGACGAGGAGCAGCTGCTGCTGCGGCGTTCGGTGCGCGAGACGGTCGCCAAGACGCGCGGGCGGCCCGAGGAGCAGCAGTGGGACACGTACCTTCGGCTCGGCTGGCTGGAGGCGCCCCCGCTGGAACTCGCGCTCATTCTGGAGGAGTTGGGCTACGCCGCCGACCCGACGCCGTTCCTGGCCACCGCCACCTGGTTCGCGCCGCTCACCGGCCGCCTCCCCGAGGGCAGCGGCACCGCCGTCTTCGACGGCATCGGGCGCTACGTCCTGGACGCCGACCGGGCCGACGAGGTGGCCCTGCTCACCCGCCGCGGCGTCACCGTCGTCCCGGGCGCGGAAGTCGCGGCCGAACGGGTCTCCGTGCTCGACCCGCGTCTGCACGCTGCCCACGTCGGCGCCGACGACCTCGCCGCCGGAGTGCCCGACCTCGCCCTCCTGGGGCTCGCGGCCACGTGCGTGGGCGCCTGCCGGCGGGTCCTCGACCTCGTCCTGGACCACGTGAAGCAGCGCGTACAGTTCGGCCGGCCGCTCGGCTCCTTCCAGGCCGTCAAGCACAAGGCGGCCGACATGCACGTGGCGATCGAACGCGCCCGCGCCCTCACCCACTTCAGCGCCCTGACCATCGCCGAGGACGACCCGCGCCGCGCCGACGCCGCGCACATGGCCAAGGCCGCGGCCGGCGAGTGCCAGCGCCTGGTCTTCCGGCACGGGCTGCAGCTTTCCGGCGCCATGGGCTTCACCTGGGAGAACGAACTGCAGTACCACCTCAAACGTGCCCAGGCCTGCGACTTGCTCCTCGGCACCGCGTCCGTTCACAGGAAGGCGCTGCTCGCGTGATGAAGCTGGCCGACGACCCCGAGGTGGAGGAGTTCCGCGCACAGTTCGCCGCCTTCCTCGACGCCCACCTGCCCGAAGAGGCCGAGGCCCGCGAACGTGCCGGCTCCAGCGCCCACGTCCCCGCATGGGCCCGCCGCTGGCAGCGCACGCTGTTCGACGCGGGCTGGCTGCTCCCGGGCCAGCCGCCCGAGTACGGCGGCCGCAACGCCGGCCTGCCCCAGCAACTCGCCCACCTGGAGGAGCTGGCCCGCCGCCGGATCTACCACAGCTTCAACCCCCAGGGCCTCGGCATCATCGCCGCCTCTCTGCTCACCTTCGGCACCGAGGAGCAGAAGCGCCGCTGGGCCGTGCCGATCCTGCGCGCCGAGATCACCGCCGCACTCGGCATGAGCGAACCCGAGGCCGGCTCCGACCTCGCCTCCCTGCGTACTCGTGCCGTGGCGGACCGGGACGCCTTCGTGGTCAACGGCCAGAAGATCTGGACCTCCGGCGCCCACGACGCCGACGTCCTGCTCACCTTCGTCCGCACCGACCCGGACGCCCCGAAGCACAAGGGCATCAGTGCCCTGCTGATCCCGACCGGCGCCGAGGGCGTCGTACGCCGCCCGTTCGGGTCGATCGCCGCCGAGGACGACCTCGACTTCAACGAGGTGTTCCTCACCGACGTCCGGGTGCCCCGCGGGAACCTCATCGGGAACGTGGGTGAGGGCTGGCGGGTGGCGAACGGCTCCCTCGGCCACGAGCGCACCCTGTTGTGGCTGTCGTACGCCGAACGCCTGGAGGACCTCCTGCGCGACGCGGCCGACGCGGGCGCCGGCCAGGAGTGGTACGCCACCCTCCGCATGGACCTGACGGCACTGCGGCTCCTCGGTTACCGCCAGCTCGGCCCGGACCGCGACCCTGCGGAGATCTCGGTGCTCAAACTGCTGGGCTCCGAGGCCGTCCAGTCCGCCTCCCTGCACGCGCTGGAGGCCCACGGCGCCGAGGGACTCGAGCATCCCAAGCGCACGGGCCCGTACCACCACATGCACCACGAGCACTTCATCTCCAGTTGGTTCGAGCGGTACGCGCGCAGCTTCGCCGGCACCATCGCCGGCGGCACCAGCGAGATCCAGCGCAACATCATCGCCGAGCGCATCCTCGGCCTGCCGCGATAGAAGCCCGCCGCGACAGAACCCTGCCGCGATAGAAGAGGGACAGAGGACACCCGCCATGGACCAGATCCTGTACGAGGCCCAGAACGGCATCGCCACGATCACCCTCAACCGCCCCGAGGCAGCCAACGCCCAGACCATGGCGCTCCTCGACGACCTCGACGCGGCCTACACCCGGGCCGCGCGGGACGCGCACGTACGGGTCGTCGTGCTCAGGGCGAACGGCCGGCACTTCTCGGCCGGGCACGACCTGAAGGACCGCTGGCCCGGCCCCGGCGAGATCACCCTGGAGTGGATCTACGACACCGAGACCCGCCACTATCTGGAGTACTCGCTGAAGTGGCGCAACATCCCCAAGCCGACCATCGCCGCCGTCCAGGGCAAGTGCATCGCCGCCGGGCTGATGCTCTGCTGGCCGTGCGACCTGATCGTGGCCGCCGAGAACGCCGAGTTCTCCGACCCGGTCGTGCACATGGGCATCGGCGGCGTCGAGTACCACGGCCACACCTGGGAGCTGGGCCCGCGCAAAGCCAAGGAGATCCTGTTCACCGGCCGGCCGCTGACCGCCCGCGAGGCCGAGCAGGTCGGCATGGTGAACAAGGTGGTGCCGCTCGAAGAACTGGACAGCGGAACCTACGAGTTGGCCGACCGGATCGCCGCGATGCCCCCGTTCGGACTGCGCCAGGCCAAGCGCGCCGTCAACCAGACCCTCGACGTCCAGGGCTTCCACACCGCTCTCCAGTCCGTCTTCGACATTCACCAGACCGGGCACGGCAACGCGCTCAGCGTGGACGGCTTCCCGATCCTGACCCGCCTCGACGAGATGAAGCAGCATCTGAAGCAGGGCTGAGCCCCGGGGCGGCCCCGGCTCAGCCGAGCACCGCGGTGAACGGGGGAAGATCCGCCGTGGTCCGTAGTCCCGGGGTCGCCGCGCAGACGGCGGGAACGGCGTTGACGGCCCGGTGGGCGGTGTAGCCGGGGGAGACCGCGGCCAGCCGCTCCAGCGGCACCGGGAACCTCATGGCGACGTCGAGGGGCGTGTCGCCGTCGACCGTCAGATGCCACCCGGTGGGACGCAGGTCCCAGGCCGGGTCGAGGTCGTCGGTGCAGTACCAGGTCGCGTTGAACTCCAGGAGCGTGCGGCCGTCGCGCCGGCCGGACACCGTCATCCGCTGCGCCGCCACGGTCCCGGCGCGCAGGACACCGGCGGCGACGCGGGTCGTGCGGGCCGCCGTGGCGAACCTCCCATGAGCCTCCACCGCGTCCAGGGGCAGTCCCAGGGCGTCGGCCACCAGGCGCAGCGAGGGCCCGAAACTGCCCTCGACGTGTACCAGGCGGCGTTCGTCGAACACAGTGGCAGGAGCCCGGCCGAAACCCATGATGTCGAACAGCAGTTCCGGCGAGTCCCGCCGGGACAGATCGGCGTACTCGTGGACGGTCAGGTTCTCCAGCCGCCGCTGCACCGAGGCCAGCACGAGCGGTACGGCCTCGGTGATGAAGCCGGGGCTGCTGCCGGTGTCGTGGAGCGAGGTGCCACCCTGCTCGCAGGCCGCCTCGACCCTGCACCGGACGGCGGGGTCCAGGCCGGCCGGGTGGTGGAACCCGCCGGTCGTGGCCACGACGTTCGCGCCGGACGCGAGCAGAGCGCACAGCTCGTCCAGGTCGGCCGTGCGCGGCATGTACAGCACGCAGTCGGCCCCCAGGGCGAGGACATCGTCGAGACGGTCGGTGGTAGTGACGCCCGTGGGGTCACTCCCGCACAGCTCGCCGGCGTCACGGCCGGCCTTGCCGGGGGAGTGGACGTGAACTCCCGCCAGCACCATGTGCGGATGGTCGACAACGGCGCGCAGCGATCGCGCGCCTATGGTCCCCGTGGCCCACTGGACGACGCGAAGCGGCTGGCCGGGGTGTACGGAATGCGGCATGTCCATCCCCCCGCTAGGCGGCCGGTCCGCGGTCGCTCATGCCCCCGTTGTCCATCCCCGGATCGGGTTCCACCTCGAAGGTGTTGTAGGCCAGGGCCTGCATCCGGTACGTGCCGACCGTGAACACGAAGTCCATCAGCTGCCGTTCGTCCATCCGCTTCGCCAGCTCCTCGTACACCTCGTCGGACAGGGAGGAGGTGGTCTCGAGTTCGTCCACCGCCCGGTTCAGCAACGTGCCGGTACCCTGGCGGACCTCATCCAGCTCCTCCTCGGTGACGCCGGCCTCGCGTGCGATCAGCACGTGGTGGGCCCACTCGTAGCGGCACCGGTGACGCCAGGCGACCCTGAGGATCGTCAGCTCGCGCGTCCTGGCGGGCAGTGTGCTGCGGTACAGCAGGTGGGTGCTGAAGGTCAGGAACGCCTTGGCCAGCTGCGGGTGGTTCAGCAGCAGGCCGAGGGCGTTGGACGGCGGGACGGTGCGCCCGCCCGTCAGCGGACGCAGCACCTCGCCGTCCCACTCCTCGTACGGGACGGGGCGCAGTCTCGTCATGTGTTGCGGCCCCCGTTCACACCGATGATCTGCCCGGTGATGTAACCGGCCTCCTCGCTGACCAGGAAGGAGCAGGTCGCGGCGATGTCCTCGGGGCGGCCGACCCGGCGGACCGGCGTGCGCGCGATGTGGTCCTCGATGGTGCCGCCGAGCCGCTGCTCCCGCTCGGCGGTGCGCAGCATGGGGGTGTCGATGAAGCCTGGCGGGATCGCGTTCACCGTGATGCCCTTCGGCCCGAGTTCGAGGGCCAGGGACTTGGTGAGTCCGTTCACGGCGGACTTGGCCGCCACGTAGTGCGCCATGAACGGCTGGCCGGAGTGGGTGCTGGAGGAGGAGATGTTGACGACCCGGCCCCAGCCGGCGTGCACCATGTCCGGCAGGGCCGACTGCACGCAGTGGAAGACGCCGTTGAGGTTGATGTCGACCACGCGCTGCCAGTCGGCGAAGGGCAGGTCCGCGAAACGGGTGAAGCCGTCTTTGCCGGCCGCGTTGACCAGGACGCCCACGGGACCGAAGCGCTCGCGTACCGCGTCCATAGCCTTGTCGACCTGGGCGCGGTCGGCGACGTCCACGATCAGGCCGAAGCCCTCCTCGGCAGGGGAGAGGTCGAGGACGGAC includes:
- a CDS encoding acyl-CoA dehydrogenase family protein is translated as MTDTPLDFGDPEDLERLRNDFRAWLAGHPLPERPADEPLPVFLHRWHRQLHSGGWVGLDVPEQYGGRGLTALHQVTVSDELGARGAPGVPRIGYLAHALLRFGSEEQRRRLLPRMLSGDDVWCQGFSEPGAGSDLAGMSTYAERRPEGHYIVNGQKLWTSYAQYSGLCLLLARTDRAAPAHASISAFVLPLDRPGVTVRPLRAANGDDEFCELFLDDVRLEESERIGAEGDGWPLAMTTVAYERNALDTGHLSKYGLLIERLRRAAHERRKLPDGLLSDIGRCAVDYQVLVAHARRRTAERLAGQSAGPESSVDKLLMTRAEQRLYETALKVFPEELYGEGGEVLGDYFYSRAASVYGGTSQIQRNIIAKRLLGLPVGPRA
- a CDS encoding acyl-CoA dehydrogenase family protein; its protein translation is MERDEFTLVRDMLRAFATRFRSGSAGDIKAQTRTDAQRALDELGLSGLRRTSPPAATVQECALLAEEHGRQPLTTSLLGTALLAPELLRLLDLGERAGPVYGDRPTVALAGDLRFPDRDAVGLVAWDCDGADTALFVHGEGRVTEHELGAPAPTADLLRGVRRASAEGRPVGRLTPGAHQCWQAYALVVVASELVGAARSFVEQSVDYARERHQYGQPIGSFQAVQHQLADATVLVEACTSATRYAAWCLDSETPGRALTAARVAKAEVNSSAVEAVYAGMQVFGGIAQTWEHVAHLYLRRVLVGATTLATTPDLLTVLAAPEATR
- a CDS encoding enoyl-CoA hydratase/isomerase family protein: MTDVSPVLTVAADGDVRIVTLNRPDRLNGVSAELHFRLSQVWRELAEDAGARAVVLTGAGRAFSAGGDFDHLLRHHDDPELRERSIRLDRTIQTDMIRFPLPVVAAVNGPAVGLGCSLALGCDLVLMAEDAYLADPHISVGLVAGDGGVTLWPLLTSLLRVKEYLFTGDRIPAATAVELGLANRTVPGPDLMGEALALAHRLAAQPPEALRATKAALAAVVEQVSRGGMEAALLAERSTMTSPDHIRIVSDLAARASRRPSAAEEG
- a CDS encoding FadR/GntR family transcriptional regulator; its protein translation is MPSAHSTPPTPRFDTLTVPKASDVLASEVRERILSGEFAEGTPLPPERQLVEQTGLSRATVREALRILEVERLVEIRPGRGGGAFARRPGRESLANTVQLVIRGQQIRLEALHETREAIEPACAALAAGRRTERDLADLDTAHAELVDAGDDIRRFLRANVRWHNAVARACGNELLVGFLSALSESIYAATNLERFMDTRIREVTAQAHVKITEAIRSGDAAAARRRMSRHVCGFARAAAEVDGRERVELTEPED
- a CDS encoding SDR family NAD(P)-dependent oxidoreductase, which codes for MTEGTGLFDLTGRSALVTGAAGGIGSAVAGALARAGAAVLVTDVDEAAATAVAGKLTAAGLHAEGAALDVGDRAAADAAASRAAGLTGGTLHILVNNAGVTAPAMFEKLDEESFRRLLDIHVLGAFHCAQAALPFLPTDGTGRIINVTSSAGLTGTLGQVNYSAAKAGIIGLTKSLARELARKNILVNALAPLAATPMTETIRTDPKFAERMLARIPLGRWAEPEEVAGAFVFLASDAASFITGQVLPVDGGLVI
- a CDS encoding acyl-CoA dehydrogenase family protein gives rise to the protein MDFELTEDQETIRKAVAGLLRDFDDRYWMEKDRDHTFPEEFYAAVADGGWLGITIPEEYGGHGLGITEATLLLEEVARSGGGMNAASAIHMSIFGMHPVVVHGSDELKRRTLPRIASGDLHVCFGVTEPGAGLDTTSITTFARRAGDHYVVSGRKVWISKALESEKILLLTRTARRDEVEKPTDGMTLFLTDLNRDRVDIRPIPKMGRNAVSSNEVFIDDLQVPVEDRVGEEGQGFRYLLDGLNPERMLIAAEALGIGRVALDRAVRYGREREVFGRPIGMNQGIQFPLADALAHLDAAELVLRKATWLYDQGRPCGREANTAKYLCADAGFTAADRALQTHGGMGYSEEYPVARFFREARLMRIAPVSQEMVLNYLGSHTLGLPRSY
- a CDS encoding TetR/AcrR family transcriptional regulator; the encoded protein is MSAVPAESVETPEPAWRQRAVERSTRAAKLRAEQRVQRFLDAAQELIADKGTTDFTVQEVVERSRQSLRSFYQHFDGKHELLLALFEDALSKSAAAVREQVAAGQEPLERLKIAVEWLYDASTPREGRQSPLFTDFAVQLLVTHPDQVASAHVPLVDFFTEMVEEAVEAGQAVAPKPRRTASLIMQTAMFTAQAPSARVGAHPSPITVEEVWAFCLGGISGGPAPDRAPATAPPAKKAAARTGTKKASAKKSASATTAATKTGAASSPRRRG
- a CDS encoding acyl-CoA dehydrogenase family protein, producing the protein MEFELDEEQLLLRRSVRETVAKTRGRPEEQQWDTYLRLGWLEAPPLELALILEELGYAADPTPFLATATWFAPLTGRLPEGSGTAVFDGIGRYVLDADRADEVALLTRRGVTVVPGAEVAAERVSVLDPRLHAAHVGADDLAAGVPDLALLGLAATCVGACRRVLDLVLDHVKQRVQFGRPLGSFQAVKHKAADMHVAIERARALTHFSALTIAEDDPRRADAAHMAKAAAGECQRLVFRHGLQLSGAMGFTWENELQYHLKRAQACDLLLGTASVHRKALLA
- a CDS encoding acyl-CoA dehydrogenase family protein, with product MKLADDPEVEEFRAQFAAFLDAHLPEEAEARERAGSSAHVPAWARRWQRTLFDAGWLLPGQPPEYGGRNAGLPQQLAHLEELARRRIYHSFNPQGLGIIAASLLTFGTEEQKRRWAVPILRAEITAALGMSEPEAGSDLASLRTRAVADRDAFVVNGQKIWTSGAHDADVLLTFVRTDPDAPKHKGISALLIPTGAEGVVRRPFGSIAAEDDLDFNEVFLTDVRVPRGNLIGNVGEGWRVANGSLGHERTLLWLSYAERLEDLLRDAADAGAGQEWYATLRMDLTALRLLGYRQLGPDRDPAEISVLKLLGSEAVQSASLHALEAHGAEGLEHPKRTGPYHHMHHEHFISSWFERYARSFAGTIAGGTSEIQRNIIAERILGLPR
- a CDS encoding enoyl-CoA hydratase, translated to MDQILYEAQNGIATITLNRPEAANAQTMALLDDLDAAYTRAARDAHVRVVVLRANGRHFSAGHDLKDRWPGPGEITLEWIYDTETRHYLEYSLKWRNIPKPTIAAVQGKCIAAGLMLCWPCDLIVAAENAEFSDPVVHMGIGGVEYHGHTWELGPRKAKEILFTGRPLTAREAEQVGMVNKVVPLEELDSGTYELADRIAAMPPFGLRQAKRAVNQTLDVQGFHTALQSVFDIHQTGHGNALSVDGFPILTRLDEMKQHLKQG